One region of Caldimonas thermodepolymerans genomic DNA includes:
- a CDS encoding ISL3 family transposase: MAEVDCMSQLGGWKGYRVWDWRQEDRGGQSWAVLELAPVEGAERLCSGCDQPVAAIHDQTVRRIRDLPLFEYAVELWVPRLRLACPRCGPRLERLDWLAPHARVTRRLAESVARLCAGTSVRHTARWFGLDWKTVKAIDFRHLERSLGPPNLDGVRLLAMDGFAIQKGHRYATVVVDPERKRVLWVGRGRSRAEIRPFFELLGPVRCAQVRAVAMDMNSAYDLEVRAHCPNAEVVYDLFHVVAKYGREVIDRVRVDEADRLRADKPARRVVKTSRWLLLRNRENVPDEQVVRLEELLAANKALLTVYLLKEDLKGLWRYRREAWAWKAWKSWKRRALRSGLEPLRVFVRRLEPYLSGILAHCRWPLGTNLVEGINNKIKVIKRVAYGYRDDAYFFLKIRAAFPGLG, from the coding sequence GTGGCCGAAGTGGATTGTATGTCCCAGCTGGGTGGCTGGAAGGGTTATCGCGTATGGGATTGGCGTCAGGAGGATCGGGGCGGCCAGTCCTGGGCGGTGCTGGAACTGGCGCCCGTAGAGGGCGCAGAGCGCCTTTGTTCGGGCTGTGACCAGCCGGTAGCGGCCATCCACGACCAGACCGTTCGCCGGATCCGGGACCTGCCGCTGTTCGAATACGCGGTGGAATTGTGGGTACCGCGGCTGCGCCTGGCCTGCCCGCGCTGCGGCCCGAGGCTTGAGCGACTGGACTGGCTAGCCCCCCACGCCCGGGTGACCCGGCGGCTGGCCGAGAGCGTGGCCCGGCTGTGCGCCGGGACATCGGTGCGGCACACCGCCCGGTGGTTCGGGCTGGACTGGAAGACGGTCAAAGCGATCGACTTCCGGCATCTGGAGCGCTCGCTGGGCCCGCCGAACCTGGACGGCGTGCGGCTGCTGGCGATGGACGGGTTCGCGATCCAGAAGGGCCACCGGTACGCGACCGTGGTGGTCGACCCCGAGCGCAAGCGGGTGCTGTGGGTGGGGCGCGGGCGTTCGAGAGCGGAAATCAGGCCGTTTTTTGAGCTGCTGGGCCCGGTGCGCTGCGCCCAGGTCCGCGCCGTGGCGATGGACATGAACTCCGCCTACGACCTGGAGGTTCGGGCGCATTGCCCGAACGCGGAGGTCGTCTACGACCTGTTCCATGTCGTGGCCAAGTACGGCCGGGAGGTGATCGACCGGGTCCGGGTGGACGAGGCAGACCGGCTGCGCGCCGATAAGCCGGCCCGGCGGGTGGTCAAGACATCGCGCTGGCTGCTACTTCGTAATCGGGAGAACGTGCCCGACGAGCAGGTGGTGCGGCTGGAAGAGCTGCTGGCGGCCAACAAGGCCTTGTTGACGGTCTACCTGCTGAAAGAAGACCTGAAGGGGCTATGGCGCTACCGGCGCGAGGCATGGGCCTGGAAAGCGTGGAAGAGCTGGAAGCGACGAGCCCTGCGCAGCGGCCTGGAGCCGCTGCGCGTGTTCGTGCGGCGGCTCGAGCCCTACCTGTCGGGGATCCTGGCCCACTGCCGCTGGCCGCTGGGAACCAATCTGGTCGAAGGCATCAACAACAAGATCAAGGTCATCAAGCGGGTGGCCTACGGCTACCGGGACGACGCCTACTTCTTCCTGAAGATCCGGGCGGCCTTCCCCGGACTTGGGTGA
- a CDS encoding ATP-dependent nuclease has translation MRVLQEVPDYSLIIIDEVEASLHPKAQRRLINFLIELSRLRRAQVIVSTHSPYILEELPPEARILLLPTATGPSVVYGASPEFSLTKLDDVAHPEAFLYVEDNFAQIWCREILATHPEGADLLSHIKISAVGPANVVAMMGKLASEGKLPRPGLGVLDGDQESKPGCVKLPGDKAPEQIVFHGLRAANWGQLHDRFGVGAGSLHTYFEDAMLNPDFHKWPELVGDKILKSRTSVWETIVTEWCRICLDNQTRDAFVLSVKNVLPENSGQGAKNI, from the coding sequence ATGCGGGTACTACAAGAGGTGCCGGATTACTCTCTGATCATTATCGATGAAGTCGAAGCTTCACTACATCCTAAAGCTCAAAGGCGGCTTATAAACTTCCTGATTGAATTGAGCAGGTTGCGTCGCGCGCAAGTTATTGTTTCGACGCATAGCCCATATATATTGGAGGAGTTGCCGCCTGAGGCTCGCATTCTCCTTCTTCCAACTGCTACCGGGCCGAGCGTTGTATACGGCGCCAGCCCTGAGTTCTCGTTGACAAAATTGGATGATGTGGCGCATCCAGAGGCTTTCCTCTACGTCGAAGATAATTTCGCTCAGATCTGGTGTAGGGAGATCTTGGCAACGCACCCCGAGGGTGCTGACCTTCTGTCTCACATCAAGATATCAGCGGTGGGGCCGGCGAATGTGGTTGCGATGATGGGGAAGCTAGCCTCTGAAGGCAAGCTTCCGCGGCCGGGCTTGGGCGTTCTTGATGGCGATCAAGAATCCAAGCCTGGTTGTGTGAAGTTGCCGGGTGACAAAGCTCCCGAGCAGATCGTTTTTCATGGGTTACGGGCGGCCAATTGGGGTCAGCTGCATGACCGTTTCGGTGTCGGTGCTGGGAGCTTGCATACGTATTTTGAAGACGCGATGCTCAATCCGGACTTCCATAAGTGGCCTGAATTAGTGGGCGATAAGATTCTCAAGAGCCGAACGAGTGTTTGGGAAACTATAGTGACGGAGTGGTGCCGAATTTGTCTGGATAACCAGACTCGGGATGCCTTCGTGCTTTCGGTGAAGAATGTGCTCCCGGAAAACAGCGGGCAAGGTGCTAAGAACATATGA
- the glmS gene encoding glutamine--fructose-6-phosphate transaminase (isomerizing), producing the protein MCGIVGAVSQRNIVPILIEGLKRLEYRGYDSCGVAVHQAGELRRSRSTSRVAELDALVAAEGVEGYTGIAHTRWATHGAPAVHNAHPHFSHGPGAEAYASRPGRIALVHNGIIENHDELRQELIAKGYVFASQTDTEVIAHLIDQLYDGDLFDAVKRATLKLKGAYAIAVFCRDEPHRVVGAREGSPLVLGVGTAEGADENFLASDAMALAGVTDQIIYLEEGDVVDLQLGKYWIESAAGAEVPGRFARVERPVRTVLAHTGAAELGPYRHYMQKEIFEQPRAVGDTIADIESITPELFGDGAYAVFKDVEQVLILACGTSYYAGSTAKYWLESIAKIPTSVEIASEYRYRDSVPNPKTLVVTISQSGETADTIAALKHARSLGMAHTLTICNVATSAMVRECKLAYITRAGVEIGVASTKAFTTQLAALFLLTLALAQVRGHLTEEQEATHIKALRHLPVALQAVLALEPQVIAWAEEFARKENALFLGRGLHYPIALEGALKLKEISYIHAEAYPAGELKHGPLALVTAAMPVVTVAPNDALLEKLKSNMQEVRARGGELFVFADADTRIESEPGIHVIRMPEHYGPLSPILHVVPLQLLAYHTACARGTDVDKPRNLAKSVTVE; encoded by the coding sequence ATGTGCGGCATCGTCGGCGCGGTCAGCCAACGCAACATCGTCCCCATCCTCATCGAAGGCCTGAAGCGGCTCGAGTACCGCGGCTATGACTCCTGCGGCGTCGCGGTGCACCAGGCCGGCGAGCTGCGCCGCTCGCGCAGCACCTCGCGCGTGGCCGAGCTGGACGCGCTGGTGGCCGCCGAAGGCGTCGAGGGCTACACCGGCATCGCCCACACCCGCTGGGCCACCCATGGCGCGCCGGCGGTGCACAACGCCCATCCGCATTTCTCGCACGGGCCGGGGGCCGAGGCCTACGCCTCGCGGCCGGGGCGCATCGCGCTGGTGCACAACGGCATCATCGAGAACCACGACGAGCTGCGCCAGGAGCTGATCGCCAAGGGCTACGTGTTCGCCAGCCAGACCGACACCGAGGTCATCGCGCACCTGATCGACCAGCTCTACGACGGCGACCTGTTCGACGCGGTCAAGCGCGCCACGCTCAAGCTCAAGGGCGCCTACGCGATCGCGGTGTTCTGCCGCGACGAGCCGCACCGCGTGGTCGGCGCGCGCGAGGGCTCGCCGCTGGTGCTGGGCGTGGGCACGGCCGAGGGCGCGGACGAGAACTTCCTCGCCTCCGACGCGATGGCGCTGGCCGGCGTGACCGACCAGATCATCTACCTGGAGGAAGGCGACGTCGTCGACCTGCAGCTGGGCAAGTACTGGATCGAATCGGCCGCCGGCGCCGAGGTGCCCGGCCGCTTCGCGCGCGTCGAGCGCCCGGTGCGTACCGTGCTCGCGCACACCGGCGCAGCCGAGCTGGGCCCCTACCGCCACTACATGCAGAAGGAGATCTTCGAGCAGCCGCGCGCGGTGGGCGACACCATCGCCGACATCGAGAGCATCACGCCCGAGCTGTTCGGCGACGGTGCCTATGCGGTGTTCAAGGACGTCGAGCAGGTGCTGATCCTGGCCTGCGGCACCAGCTACTACGCCGGCTCCACCGCCAAGTACTGGCTCGAGTCGATCGCGAAGATCCCCACCAGCGTCGAGATCGCGAGCGAATACCGCTACCGCGACAGCGTGCCCAACCCGAAGACGCTGGTCGTGACGATCTCGCAGTCGGGCGAGACGGCCGACACCATCGCCGCGCTCAAGCACGCGCGGTCGCTGGGCATGGCGCACACGCTGACCATCTGCAACGTCGCCACCAGTGCGATGGTGCGCGAGTGCAAGCTCGCCTACATCACGCGCGCCGGCGTCGAAATCGGCGTGGCCTCGACCAAGGCCTTCACGACGCAGCTGGCGGCGCTGTTCCTGCTGACGCTGGCGCTCGCGCAGGTGCGCGGCCACCTGACCGAGGAACAGGAAGCCACCCACATCAAGGCGCTGCGCCACCTGCCCGTGGCGCTGCAGGCCGTGCTCGCGCTCGAGCCCCAGGTGATCGCCTGGGCCGAGGAGTTCGCGCGCAAGGAGAACGCGCTGTTCCTGGGCCGCGGCCTGCACTACCCGATCGCGCTGGAAGGCGCGCTCAAGCTCAAGGAAATCAGCTACATCCACGCCGAGGCCTACCCGGCCGGCGAGCTCAAGCACGGGCCGCTGGCGCTGGTGACCGCCGCGATGCCGGTGGTGACGGTGGCGCCCAACGACGCGCTGCTCGAGAAGCTCAAGAGCAACATGCAGGAAGTGCGCGCGCGCGGCGGCGAGCTGTTCGTCTTTGCCGACGCCGACACCCGCATCGAAAGCGAGCCCGGCATCCACGTGATCCGCATGCCCGAGCACTACGGCCCGCTGTCCCCCATCCTGCACGTGGTGCCGCTGCAGCTGCTGGCCTACCACACCGCCTGCGCGCGGGGGACGGACGTGGACAAGCCGCGGAATCTGGCGAAGTCGGTGACGGTGGAGTGA
- a CDS encoding alpha/beta fold hydrolase codes for MISPDTHRIQTPHGSLHVQSWTPPVPQRAPSLILLHDSLGSVALWRDFPERLAQATGRQVIAYDRLGFGQSDARHDRLPTSFVRDEAHGDFAAVVRHFGLEQFVVLGHSVGGGMGVCVAAAYPQACVGLVTISAQAFVESVTLDGLREAQARFAQPGQLERLQKYHGDKAAWVLEAWLGTWLSEEFSTWTLDERLAQVRCPVLCIHGDRDEYGSLAHQERIAAGVRGPVVRRVLSPGGHFPHREQPEWVIAEVQQFLAAHVAPAAPVA; via the coding sequence ATGATCTCGCCCGACACCCATCGCATCCAGACTCCCCACGGTTCACTGCATGTCCAGTCCTGGACCCCGCCGGTGCCGCAGCGCGCGCCATCGCTCATCCTCCTGCACGACTCCCTCGGCAGCGTCGCCCTCTGGCGCGACTTCCCCGAGCGCCTGGCCCAAGCCACCGGGCGGCAGGTGATCGCCTATGACCGGCTGGGGTTCGGCCAGTCGGACGCGCGGCACGACCGGCTGCCGACGAGCTTCGTGCGCGACGAGGCGCATGGCGACTTCGCGGCGGTGGTGCGGCACTTCGGGCTGGAGCAGTTCGTCGTGCTGGGCCACAGCGTGGGCGGCGGCATGGGCGTGTGCGTGGCGGCGGCGTATCCGCAGGCCTGCGTCGGGCTGGTGACGATCTCGGCGCAGGCGTTCGTCGAATCGGTGACGCTGGACGGGCTGCGCGAGGCGCAGGCGCGGTTCGCGCAGCCGGGGCAGCTGGAGCGGCTGCAGAAGTATCACGGCGACAAGGCAGCCTGGGTGCTGGAGGCGTGGCTGGGCACCTGGCTGTCGGAGGAGTTCAGCACCTGGACCCTGGACGAGCGGCTGGCGCAGGTGCGCTGCCCGGTGCTGTGCATCCACGGCGACCGGGACGAGTACGGGTCGCTGGCCCACCAGGAGCGCATCGCCGCCGGCGTGCGGGGGCCGGTGGTGCGGCGCGTGCTGTCGCCGGGCGGGCATTTCCCGCACCGGGAGCAGCCCGAGTGGGTGATCGCCGAGGTGCAGCAGTTCCTCGCCGCCCACGTGGCTCCGGCGGCCCCGGTGGCCTGA
- a CDS encoding GFA family protein, giving the protein MDRYTGGCLCGQVRLVATGRPYRVGLCHCLDCRKHHGALFHGSAVFPADAVTVEGESASYRGRHFCPRCGSPVFGRGGDEVFVNLGALDAPDQFVPTYESWTVRRESWLPPFPLRHHYERDRDTSTRFED; this is encoded by the coding sequence ATGGATCGCTACACCGGCGGCTGCCTGTGCGGCCAGGTGCGCCTGGTGGCCACCGGCCGCCCCTACCGCGTCGGCCTGTGCCACTGCCTCGACTGCCGCAAGCACCACGGCGCGCTGTTCCACGGGTCGGCGGTGTTCCCCGCGGACGCCGTGACCGTCGAAGGCGAGTCCGCCAGCTACCGCGGCCGGCACTTCTGCCCCCGCTGCGGTTCGCCCGTGTTCGGGCGCGGCGGCGACGAAGTCTTCGTCAACCTGGGCGCCCTCGATGCGCCGGACCAGTTCGTGCCCACCTACGAAAGCTGGACCGTCCGGCGCGAATCCTGGCTGCCGCCGTTTCCGCTGCGACACCACTACGAGCGGGACCGCGACACCTCGACCCGGTTCGAGGACTGA
- a CDS encoding AAA family ATPase, with protein MNVGEIQRIRDQFQGGLWPQFLDRVDISGLRGWQGQSVQFKFPVSAIVGENGAGKSTVLKVAASAYERTKETGYYPSDFFLDTHWDKLSNIELGYSIKLGDASVSFKIKKPTKRWSFPEKRHARPVYWFDVARTLPLDATAGYAKVARLAAGEISTEALSDEYRAKLSYILGREYKDARFAAPDVNEKRTVGLLRRDSVRFRNFTKVQVRIHLSTSCGYYKRCRITL; from the coding sequence ATGAACGTTGGTGAGATTCAGCGCATAAGGGATCAGTTTCAAGGTGGGTTGTGGCCTCAGTTCCTAGATCGGGTCGACATTAGCGGGCTTCGTGGTTGGCAGGGGCAGTCCGTTCAATTCAAATTCCCGGTATCGGCGATTGTTGGCGAAAATGGCGCAGGAAAAAGTACTGTCTTAAAAGTTGCCGCTTCTGCGTACGAGAGGACGAAAGAAACGGGTTACTACCCTTCCGATTTCTTCCTGGACACGCACTGGGATAAGTTGAGCAACATAGAATTGGGATACTCAATAAAGCTTGGAGATGCGTCTGTTAGTTTCAAGATAAAGAAGCCTACCAAGCGGTGGAGCTTCCCAGAGAAACGTCACGCGCGGCCCGTGTACTGGTTCGATGTTGCTCGAACGCTTCCGCTGGATGCAACTGCAGGTTACGCAAAGGTTGCTCGCTTGGCTGCAGGCGAGATCTCAACAGAAGCCTTAAGTGACGAATATAGGGCCAAGCTTTCTTACATCCTTGGTCGTGAGTATAAAGATGCGCGATTCGCGGCCCCGGATGTAAACGAGAAGCGCACAGTAGGGTTGCTCCGCAGGGATTCGGTGAGATTTCGCAATTTCACCAAGGTGCAGGTGAGGATACATCTCTCGACCTCATGCGGGTACTACAAGAGGTGCCGGATTACTCTCTGA
- a CDS encoding IS3 family transposase: MRYLVEVHTRPLSRSCDCVGLSRAAWYQPPVHWTVRDAEIIAALAEVVENRPSRGFWKCCKVLRRARPDWNHKRIYRVYKAMKLNLRRKAKQRLPKRERVPLYVPLLPDAVWSADFMADALACGRRFRTFNVVDDFNREALHIEVDTSISSTRLVRIFEQLKRDHGLPQVLRTNNGPEFLGEAFVQWAKLNGMAIRYIQPGKPNQNAYIERFNRTFREEVLDQHLFTRLDDVREAAYWWMLEYNEERPHDSLGDLTPAEYRQRVAGSSTFEMPA, from the coding sequence GTGCGGTACCTGGTCGAGGTGCACACGCGGCCCCTGAGCCGGTCCTGTGATTGCGTTGGGTTGTCGCGGGCAGCGTGGTACCAGCCGCCGGTGCACTGGACGGTACGGGATGCCGAGATCATCGCGGCCCTGGCCGAGGTGGTCGAGAATCGCCCGAGCCGCGGCTTCTGGAAGTGTTGCAAGGTCCTGCGCCGTGCGCGTCCGGACTGGAACCACAAGCGAATCTACCGAGTGTACAAGGCGATGAAGCTCAATCTGCGCCGCAAGGCCAAGCAGCGGCTGCCCAAGCGCGAACGCGTACCGCTCTACGTTCCCCTGCTGCCCGATGCCGTCTGGTCAGCGGATTTCATGGCCGACGCGCTGGCGTGTGGCCGCCGCTTCCGGACCTTCAACGTGGTCGACGACTTCAACCGCGAGGCGCTGCACATCGAGGTCGACACCTCGATCTCGTCCACGCGCCTGGTCCGCATCTTCGAGCAGCTCAAGCGCGACCACGGCCTGCCGCAGGTCCTGCGTACCAACAACGGCCCGGAGTTCCTGGGCGAGGCCTTCGTGCAGTGGGCCAAGCTCAACGGCATGGCCATCCGGTACATCCAGCCCGGCAAGCCCAACCAGAACGCCTACATCGAACGCTTCAATCGGACCTTCCGCGAGGAGGTCCTGGACCAGCACCTGTTCACCCGCCTCGACGACGTGCGCGAGGCCGCGTACTGGTGGATGCTCGAGTACAACGAGGAGCGTCCCCACGATTCGCTCGGCGATCTGACCCCGGCCGAGTACCGCCAACGCGTCGCCGGAAGTTCTACTTTTGAAATGCCTGCTTGA